The nucleotide window CGGGTTTTGCCTCGGTTTTTGGTACCCCGTTGGCAGGAGCCTTATTTGCTTTGGAAGTTGTCTTTTTTCACAAAATTAATTTCAGAAGTATTGTCCTTTCTTTTTTGGTAGCCTACATTGCTTATTTTACGGTTGAATTCTACGAAATAAAACATACGCATTACAGTATTCCATCGGTTCCAAACATGGATTTTACAGCATTATTTTGGATACTCATTGTTAGTGTTTTATTTGGCCTTGCAGCCTTACTTTTTGCAAGGAGTACTCATTTTTGGGGAAAATTATTTTCTAAAACCATTAAATATCCCCCTTTAAGACCTTTCATCGGTGGAATCGTTTTGTCCGTTACGATTTATTTCATTGGCACAACAAAATATATTGGATTGGGTGTACCAATGATCGTTGACGCTTTTTCTATTCCAAATGCACCTTATGATTTTCTTTTAAAAATTCTTTTCACCGGATTCACTCTTGGCTGCGGATTCAAAGGTGGCGAAGTAACTCCGCTCTTTTTTGTCGGAGCAACATTAGGAAGCGCTTTATCAGTTGTAGTTCCTTTACCAATTGCCTTATTGGCCGGAATGGGATTTGTAGCTGTGTTTTCGGGAGCTACCCACACACCTATCGCTTGTACGATCATGGGAATGGAACTTTTTGGTATCGAAAGCGGTCTTTATATTGGGATTGCCTGCATTATTGCTTACTTCTTTTCGGGTTCAGTTGGAATCTACAAATCACAGATTTTGAAAGGCCCAAAATCCATTTTATACCAAAGTATTCGAAAAAAAGGACTGAAATATTTCTAAATCAGAATTCGTTATAATTATCTAAAAGCTTTCAACTTTTAGTTTAAAAAATGTATTTTCGCAATCTTATGAATATACAAGACATACAAGCGATAGAGTTACTATTATCAACTCCTAAAAAAATTGCGATAATTCCGCATCGAAATCCAGATGGAGATGCTATGGGTTCGACATTAGCATTATACCATTTTTTGCTAAAAAACAATCATTTTCCAACAGTGATTTCTCCAAACGTTTTTCCCGATTTCCTAGCTTGGATGCCTGGTTCTGAAAACGTAAAAATCTACGAAAACAATAAAGAAGTTTGCACAAAAATCCTTGAAGAAGCAGAACTGATTTTCACTTTAGATTTCAACGCACTTCATAGAGTTGGTGAAATGGAACAAGTCTTGAAAAAACTTACGGCTCCGTTCATAATGATTGACCACCATCAAAGCCCGGACGATTATTCCACATACACTTATTCGGATGTTGCTTATGGTTCGACTTGCGAAATGGTATACAATTTCATTGTCTTTTTGGGCAAAAAACAAGACTTGGACAAAACAATCGCTACTTGCATTTACACCGGAATCCTAACGGATTCTGGTTCGTTCCGATTTCCGAAAACCACAGGAACAACTCACCGCATCATTGCCGATTTGATTGACCTTGGAGTAGAGAATTCTTTAATCCCAACACTGTTATTTGATAATAGTTCTTATAACCGCTTACAGCTATTGGGTCGTGCTTTGCAAAACATGAAAGTAATGGAGGATCATAAAACGTCCTACAGTTCATTAACACAAGAGGAATTAAACAGTTTTAACTATGTAAAAGGAGACACCGAAGGCATTGTTAATTATGGTTTAAGCATAAAAGGAATCGTTTTTACCGCTATTTTTATCGAAAATAAGGATGAAGGAATTATCAAAATTTCCTTCCGCTCGCAAGGTAATTTTGATGTGAATCAATTTGCAAGAGAACATTTTAATGGAGGTGGACACATCAATGCTGCCGGAGGAAAATCAGAAGTTTCAATGGAAGAAACATTACATAAATTTGAAAATCTAGTACAAAAATTAGAAATATAACAATCAACAATGTCGCCTCAAGCAGTTACTTAAAGGCGAAGCAATTATGCCCCCATAATAAACTATAACTTATGAAGCATTTTAAAATAGTATTAATCCTTTTTTTTGCAGCTGTTTTGTTAACAGGTTGCAAACAACATCAGGAAGCCAGAAGACCGATTTCACAATCTTCAGGAAGCTTCATGAAACAGTCCATTGCCCGAAATAAAAAATTAATTGCCGGTGAAGAAGATCAAATCGAAGCGGTGATAAAGAGCGATCCATCAAAAAAATACATCGCTTCCAAAAAAGGATATTGGTACTACTATGAAACCAGAAACCTTGCTGACAGCCTTACTCCAAAAAAAGGAGATATAGCCTTATTTGATTACGAAGTAAAAGATTTGAAAGGCAATATTATCTACTCTCAAGAAGAATTGGAACCACAAGTCTATAAAGTGGACAAACAGGAAATCATGATGGGATTGAGGGACGGAATAAAACTTATGCGAAAAAAAGAAAAAGTACACTTCCTTTTTACTTCGCATATGGGATATGGATACCATGGTGACAACAACAAAATTGGAACCAACCAGCCTTTATTTTGTACAGTAACGCTTAGAGACTTCATGCCTGAAGCGAAATACAATCCGCAAATTCAAGCCAATGCTGTTCCAAAAATAAAACCTACGACAAAAGACACGATAACAAATTAATACGAAATGAAAAAGTACATTTTAATTGCAATAGTTCTCATTGCAACTTTAATTTCCTGTAACAAAAAATACAGCAATCTCCCTGACGGATTATATGCCGAAATTGAGACAAACAGAGGAAGTATCTTGTTGGAATTGGATTACAAAAAAGCCCCAGTAACAGTTGCCAACTTCATCACTTTGGCAGAAGGAGATAATGATTTTATTGTTAATGATACTTTAAGAGGAAAACCTTTTTACAATGGATTGAAATTTCACAGGGTAATCAAAGAATTTATGATACAAACCGGAGATCCATTAGGAACGGGATCTGGAGATACAGGTTACAAATTTAAAGATGAATTCAGTGATTTGAGATTTGACAAAGGCGGAATATTGGCGATGGCAAATAATGGACCTGGGACCAACAGCAGTCAATTTTTTATCACTCATTTAGAAACGCCTTGGTTAGACGGACTGCACACTATTTTTGGGCATGTTGTAAATTACGATTTGGAAGTAGTCAATAAAATCGATCAAGATGATTTTATAAAAAGTGTAACTATTATCAGAAATGGTGAAGATGCCAAAAAGTTTGATGCTAAAAAGACTTTTTATGATTATTTCAAAATAGAATCAGAAAAACAAAGACAAAAAATTGCTGCTGAAGCTGCAGCCAAAAAAGAATACGAAGCCAAATACAAAGCTGTTTGCGATCAAAAAATAGCTTCCTTTGCCGAATTAAAGGAGAAATCTACAAAAACGGCAACGGGACTTCGATTTGTAATTACCAAAAAAGGTGCAGGTAAAAAACCAGTTGCAGGAACAACAGTTTATATTCATTATGCAGGATTCCTTGAAAATGGTATTTTATTTGATACAAGTGAAGAAAGCACAGCTAAAACTTTTGGAAAATTTATCCCTGAAAAAGCAGCTGCCAATCAATACATTCCAATCCAATTTCAAGCCGGAAGCAAGTCTGGTTTGATTCCTGGTTTCATCGAAGGAGTTGATAAAATGGCTATCGGTGACAAAGCGACACTCTTTATTCCATCATATCTTGCCTATGGAGAAGCAGGTGCTGGTGATGTTATCCCACCAAATGCCAATATCATTTTTGAAATTGAACTAATGGATAAAATGTCTAATTAACTTTTCTTTAAAACCCGACAGGTTTTAAAAACCTGTCGGGTTTCCAAATAAAAACAACAATCAAACAAACCAATAATTTGCTAAAAAATGAAATCTAAAATCACATTACTACTCTTTTTAGGATTATTTAATTTATACGCACAAACTCCAAAAAAGCTAGTTCCCGCAAAAAAACCTGCAGCGACAGCGACGGCCGTAAAAAAAACACCAACACCTAGTGAAGGTATTTTTGCCACTATTGCAACAAACAAAGGAAATATCACTGTTGAATTATTCTACAAAAAAACTCCTGTAACAGTTGCGAATTTCATAAGCTTGGCTGAAGGAAAAAATCCATTTGTAACCATTGAGAAATTTAAAGGAAAACCTTTTTTCGATGGCTTGAAATTTCATAGAGTTATCAAAGATTTCATGATACAAGGTGGAGATCCAAATGGCAATGGTTCTGGTAGTCCCGGCTATTCGTTTAAAGATGAATTTACTGATTCAAAATTTGACAAAGCAGGAATCCTAGCCATGGCCAACTCTGGTCCAGCAACTAACGGAAGTCAATTTTTCATCACACACAAAGACACTCCATGGCTTACCGGAAAACATACTATTTATGGTCAGGTGACACAAGGAATGGATGTTGTGAATGCTATCGCACAAGATGATGTTATTACAAAAATCACCATCACCAGAAAAGGTGAAGCTGCCAAAAAATTTGATGCTGTAAAAGTGTTCTCTGATTATTACAGTAACAAATCAGTTGAAGAAAAATTAGCCGCTGAGAAAGAAGAGAAGGAAAGAGCTGCTAAAAATGAAAAAGCTTTAAAAGAATTTGCCAAC belongs to Flavobacterium aquiphilum and includes:
- a CDS encoding voltage-gated chloride channel family protein, with the protein product MDFERIKKTMLITLKWISICCLIGIFSGSASAFFLVSLEFVTQVRNNHNWIIWLLPIGGLLIGYLYFYFDPKITKGNNLLLEEYNKPEKRVPFMMAPLVLFGTLITHLFGGSAGREGTAVQMGGAIADLCTSIFKLNHSERRTLMILGISAGFASVFGTPLAGALFALEVVFFHKINFRSIVLSFLVAYIAYFTVEFYEIKHTHYSIPSVPNMDFTALFWILIVSVLFGLAALLFARSTHFWGKLFSKTIKYPPLRPFIGGIVLSVTIYFIGTTKYIGLGVPMIVDAFSIPNAPYDFLLKILFTGFTLGCGFKGGEVTPLFFVGATLGSALSVVVPLPIALLAGMGFVAVFSGATHTPIACTIMGMELFGIESGLYIGIACIIAYFFSGSVGIYKSQILKGPKSILYQSIRKKGLKYF
- a CDS encoding DHH family phosphoesterase — its product is MNIQDIQAIELLLSTPKKIAIIPHRNPDGDAMGSTLALYHFLLKNNHFPTVISPNVFPDFLAWMPGSENVKIYENNKEVCTKILEEAELIFTLDFNALHRVGEMEQVLKKLTAPFIMIDHHQSPDDYSTYTYSDVAYGSTCEMVYNFIVFLGKKQDLDKTIATCIYTGILTDSGSFRFPKTTGTTHRIIADLIDLGVENSLIPTLLFDNSSYNRLQLLGRALQNMKVMEDHKTSYSSLTQEELNSFNYVKGDTEGIVNYGLSIKGIVFTAIFIENKDEGIIKISFRSQGNFDVNQFAREHFNGGGHINAAGGKSEVSMEETLHKFENLVQKLEI
- the gldI gene encoding gliding motility-associated peptidyl-prolyl isomerase GldI, which produces MKHFKIVLILFFAAVLLTGCKQHQEARRPISQSSGSFMKQSIARNKKLIAGEEDQIEAVIKSDPSKKYIASKKGYWYYYETRNLADSLTPKKGDIALFDYEVKDLKGNIIYSQEELEPQVYKVDKQEIMMGLRDGIKLMRKKEKVHFLFTSHMGYGYHGDNNKIGTNQPLFCTVTLRDFMPEAKYNPQIQANAVPKIKPTTKDTITN
- a CDS encoding peptidylprolyl isomerase — its product is MKKYILIAIVLIATLISCNKKYSNLPDGLYAEIETNRGSILLELDYKKAPVTVANFITLAEGDNDFIVNDTLRGKPFYNGLKFHRVIKEFMIQTGDPLGTGSGDTGYKFKDEFSDLRFDKGGILAMANNGPGTNSSQFFITHLETPWLDGLHTIFGHVVNYDLEVVNKIDQDDFIKSVTIIRNGEDAKKFDAKKTFYDYFKIESEKQRQKIAAEAAAKKEYEAKYKAVCDQKIASFAELKEKSTKTATGLRFVITKKGAGKKPVAGTTVYIHYAGFLENGILFDTSEESTAKTFGKFIPEKAAANQYIPIQFQAGSKSGLIPGFIEGVDKMAIGDKATLFIPSYLAYGEAGAGDVIPPNANIIFEIELMDKMSN
- a CDS encoding peptidylprolyl isomerase; translated protein: MKSKITLLLFLGLFNLYAQTPKKLVPAKKPAATATAVKKTPTPSEGIFATIATNKGNITVELFYKKTPVTVANFISLAEGKNPFVTIEKFKGKPFFDGLKFHRVIKDFMIQGGDPNGNGSGSPGYSFKDEFTDSKFDKAGILAMANSGPATNGSQFFITHKDTPWLTGKHTIYGQVTQGMDVVNAIAQDDVITKITITRKGEAAKKFDAVKVFSDYYSNKSVEEKLAAEKEEKERAAKNEKALKEFANGQTTASGLKYIVLKEGTGATPKIDSNVKVHYTASFVDGTVFDSSIQRGEPIDFNLNQVIPGWTEGVQLMKEGAKYKFYVPYKLAYGDRGYPGAIPPKSDLVFEVELIKINTETTK